One part of the Raphanus sativus cultivar WK10039 chromosome 7, ASM80110v3, whole genome shotgun sequence genome encodes these proteins:
- the LOC108817992 gene encoding uncharacterized protein LOC108817992, which produces MVVVKMKQIMRWPPLFAVKFDVIVSVHRIEGLDSDGGNDNNDQRGGRRKRPVVEIKWRGPRAVTLKRSSVERSYTEEGGFRGDGVVEWNEEFKRVCEFSVYKEGEFLPWLVSFTLFNGLNQGTKEKVRSFGKASLNIAEYFSLMKEDDVQVKVPLKMRGSSSSSSSPPCLHVSLQFSSKESLPERQRSALPVLWSPLSGEAEKAESVVKVGLRKMKTFNHCMSIRQASEKETASKRDGSSGSESRSPERNLDSESSYPFDTDSQDEADESEENNNASTGVFEPVVTYKTLRHANWARGSFHAGTNPEDEDLIYYSHRSPSAEREDEVLNEAVSSEQGNGQMTKKRMLSWKKRKLSFRSSKQKGEPLLKKDCLEEGGDDIDYDRRQLSSSDESTSDWYRSDDSVTKPLSEFGDDDFVVGSWETRDITSRDGLMKLKAQVFLASIDQRSERAAGESACTALVAVMAHWLGSNRDIIPTRSEFDSLIREGSSEWRNLCEKEEYRERFPDKHFDLETVLEAEIRPICVVPEKSFIGFFHPEKSEEEEDASLDFLKDVMSFDSIWEEITRHEPEESGKEPVIYIVSWNDHFFVLLVDHDAYYIIDTLGERLYEGCNQAYVLKFDKEAEIQRLKPESKEQGNQKASGGKNKSEQAERSDEEEEEAVVCSRGKETCREYIKSFLAAIPIQEAKADMKKGLVSSVHHRLQIELHFTRHLQQQQPNLLLLESSASEADVSVNAAWSLASSSGGGFGCEMGELVGVEV; this is translated from the exons ATGGTGGTGGTGAAAATGAAACAGATCATGAGGTGGCCTCCTCTGTTCGCCGTCAAATTCGACGTGATCGTCTCCGTCCACAGAATCGAGGGGTTGGATTCCGACGGCGGTAACGACAACAACGACCAGCGCGGTGGGAGGAGGAAGAGACCCGTCGTGGAGATCAAGTGGAGAGGACCGAGAGCGGTGACTCTGAAACGCTCCTCCGTGGAGCGGAGTTACACGGAGGAAGGCGGGTTTCGAGGCGACGGCGTGGTGGAGTGGAACGAGGAGTTTAAGAGGGTTTGCGAGTTCTCTGTTTACAAGGAAGGAGAGTTTCTTCCCTGGCTCGTTTCCTTCACCCTCTTCAAT GGACTGAATCAAGGAACGAAGGAGAAAGTTCGTAGCTTTGGAAAGGCATCACTGAACATTGCAGAGTACTTTTCACTCATGaaagaagatgatgttcaagTCAAAGTGCCTCTCAAGATGCGTGgctcctcttcttcatcatcctctCCACCATGCCTTCAT GTTTCTCTTCAGTTTTCCTCTAAAGAGTCACTGCCCGAAAGACAAAGATCTGCTCTTCCTGTCCTGTGGTCTCCTCTCTCCGGAGAGGCCGAGAAAGCCGAGTCCGTTGTCAAAGTAGGCCTGAGAAAGATGAAAACTTTCAACCACTGCATGTCGATCCGCCAGGCTTCGGAGAAGGAGACTGCTAGTAAAAGAGATGGAAGCAGCGGGAGCGAAAGCAGAAGCCCTGAGCGAAACCTTGATTCCGAGTCTTCTTATCCTTTTGACACAGACTCTCAGGACGAAGCGGATGAATCAGAAGAGAACAATAATGCGAGCACCGGTGTGTTTGAACCTGTTGTTACTTACAAAACGCTGAGACACGCTAATTGGGCTAGAGGCTCTTTTCATGCTGGCACAAACCCTGAAGATGAGGATTTGATTTATTACAGCCACCGCAGCCCATCAGCAGAGAGAGAGGACGAGGTTTTGAATGAGGCAGTGAGCTCGGAGCAGGGGAATGGACAGATGACAAAGAAGAGAATGTTATCTTGGAAGAAGAGAAAGCTCAGTTTTAGATCTTCTAAACAGAAAGGAGAACCGCTTCTTAAAAAGGACTGTCTTGAAGAAGGAGGTGATGATATAGACTATGACCGTAGACAGCTTAGCTCGTCTGATGAGTCTACCTCTGAT TGGTATAGGTCTGATGATTCAGTCACGAAACCGTTGTCTGAGTTTGGAGACGATGACTTCGTTGTTGGTAGTTGGGAGACGAGAGATATCACAAGCCGTGATGGGCTGATGAAACTCAAGGCTCAAGTGTTTCTCGCTTCGATCGATCAAAGAAGCGAGAGAGCTGCTGGAGAAAGCGCCTGCACAGCTTTGGTCGCGGTGATGGCGCATTGGTTAGGATCAAACAGAGACATAATCCCAACGAGGTCAGAGTTCGACAGTCTCATCAGAGAAGGATCATCCGAGTGGAGGAACCTGTGCGAGAAGGAGGAGTACAGGGAACGGTTTCCTGACAAACATTTTGATCTGGAGACGGTTCTTGAGGCTGAGATCAGACCTATCTGTGTCGTCCCGGAGAAGTCGTTTATAGGTTTTTTCCATCCGGAGAAatcggaggaagaagaagacgcgAGTCTAGACTTTCTGAAAGATGTGATGTCATTTGATAGTATATGGGAAGAGATCACGAGACACGAACCGGAAGAGTCGGGAAAGGAACCGGTGATCTACATTGTGAGCTGGAATGATCATTTCTTTGTCCTCCTCGTTGACCACGATGCTTACTACATCATAGACACGCTTGGGGAGAGGCTTTACGAGGGTTGTAACCAAGCTTATGTCTTGAAGTTTGACAAAGAAGCAGAGATCCAGAGATTGAAACCAGAGAGTAAGGAGCAAGGAAACCAGAAAGCAAGTGGTGGTAAGAACAAGTCAGAGCAAGCCGAGAGatcagatgaagaagaagaagaggcagTAGTGTGTAGTAGAGGTAAAGAGACATGCAGAGAGTATATAAAGAGCTTCCTGGCAGCGATCCCAATACAAGAAGCCAAAGCTGATATGAAGAAAGGATTGGTTTCGTCTGTGCATCACCGTCTACAAATCGAGCTTCACTTCACAAGACACCTCCAGCAGCAACAACCAAATCTGCTGCTGCTTGAATCGTCTGCAAGTGAAGCTGATGTGTCTGTGAATGCGGCTTGGTCACTTGCGAGCAGTAGTGGTGGTGGGTTTGGTTGCGAAATGGGTGAGCTTGTGGGAGTTGAAGTCTGA
- the LOC108816146 gene encoding uncharacterized protein LOC108816146, with amino-acid sequence MGKHSNPNAVETGAAATDPVWECEGKGACELRQRRFADTIMPHILNLYGSCAKAKDFDMYALNASFEDPLTHAQGVKQIKSAFYSLSKVFGESKIVEYHIQESDIAPGKKEILIDNKQHYKLLGKNIQMISLIKLYVENNKIVRHEDWWDKKPLRNRDTVSFPLVGRAMEMGRRGLMLATHAMMGFGKDPSSH; translated from the exons ATGGGCAAACACAGTAATCCGAATGCAG TTGAAACTGGAGCGGCGGCTACAGATCCGGTGTGGGAATGCGAGGGAAAAGGAGCGTGTGAATTGAGACAGAGGCGATTTGCTGATACCATCATGCCTCATATCCTCAACTT GTATGGGTCTTGCGCAAAAGCCAAGGATTTTGACATGTATGCACtaaatgcttcgtttgaggacCCTTTAACTCATGCTCAAGG gGTGAAGCAAATCAAATCAGCATTTTATTCACTCTCCAAA GTGTTTGGTGAGTCCAAAATAGTTGAGTATCATATTCAGGAAAGTGATATCGCACCGGGAAAGAAAGAG ATACTAATTGACAACAAACAACATTACAAGCTCCTGGGAAAGAACATTCAGATGATCTCTCTAATTAAACTGTATGTCGAGAACAACAAGATTGTCCGACACGAAGACTG GTGGGACAAGAAACCGCTAAGGAACAGAGACACTGTTAGCTTCCCGTTAGTCGGGCGGGCAATGGAGATGGGTCGAAGAGGCTTGATGCTAGCGACTCATGCCATGATGGGTTTCGGTAAAGATCCTAGCTCGCATTGA
- the LOC108814703 gene encoding basic leucine zipper 6, with amino-acid sequence MSRPAQLPPRCPIPKKLSLNPFADTYYSSSSPVESYIAHHKPPTQDSTLEEQPAWLDELLRDKTDGMMLLTGGGGGGGPPPPLPLRRSASDSVVLLGDISADFAAGFNQSEDEESLTSEACGELESACVYGPNSPRAKNSSNFSDNPIASAFSDYGSQKARQNSDDALKGSNVPPVEENACGSMGVPNAKRNPGQRSRVRKLQYIAELERRVSMLQAVEADLSVRVASLVQTRATLSLENSQMKQQMAILKQDKLIREGEYQLLKKEAQRLNSRLRNIGSNNNNRLARSYSAGSSIGPRTASSHLDWNLLDLTKLNLN; translated from the exons atgtcAAGGCCTGCTCAGCTTCCTCCTCGTTGCCCCATTCCAAAGAAGCTCTCTTTGAATCCGTTTGCAGACACCTActactcttcttcttcccccGTTGAGTCATACATTGCCCATCACAAGCCTCCCACTCAAGACTCCACGCTCGAGGAACAACCAGCTTGGCTCGATGAGCTGCTGCGTGACAAAACTGATGGGATGATGCTGCTCactggtggtggaggaggaggaggtcctcctcctcctctgcctCTGCGCCGCTCAGCTAGCGACTCGGTTGTGCTGCTGGGAGACATCTCGGCGGATTTTGCTGCTGGTTTTAATCAAAGCGAGGATGAAGAGAGTTTGACTTCTGAAGCTTGTGGGGAGTTGGAGTCAGCTTGTGTGTATGGTCCCAACTCGCCTAGGGCAAAGAACAGCTCAAACTTCTCTGACAACCCTATTGCTTCTGCTTTCTCGGATTATGGTTCTCAGAAAGCTCGTCAGAACTCGGATGATGCTTTGAAAGGAAGCAATGTTCCACCTGTGGAAGAAAATGCTTGCGGTTCAATGGGCGTACCGAATGCCAAAAG GAACCCAGGACAGCGTTCGAGAGTTCGTAAGCTCCAGTACATTGCTGAACTTGAGAGGAGGGTATCCATGCTGCAG GCAGTGGAAGCGGATTTATCAGTGAGAGTGGCTTCACTTGTTCAGACACGTGCAACACTGTCCTTGGAGAATAGCCAGATGAAGCAGCAGATGGCGATACTAAAGCAGGACAAGCTCATAAGAGAAG GTGAATACCAGTTACTAAAGAAGGAAGCTCAGAGATTGAACTCCAGATTGAGAAACATTGggagcaacaacaacaacaggcTGGCCAGGTCATATTCTGCCGGTTCAAGTATAGGTCCAAGGACTGCTTCGTCACATTTGGACTGGAACTTGCTGGACCTGACCAAACTCAATCTCAACTAA
- the LOC108815247 gene encoding F-box/kelch-repeat protein At4g39753-like — protein sequence MLESWVEAAASTGVEPPRKKLKPNTPPSFLSLPDEIILHCLARISSSYYPKLSLVSKTFRSLIISTELSYARFHHKTGEPHFSICLQLPDCPRPSWFTLWVQPDQIEKKKKKNKKKKKKVRLVQVPSSSYAPREPGFIRSVGSDCYAFRQTYPPSQVMLVGNSEKFLWDNAPRMTVARVNPSACVLDGKIYVLGGCDKEAAAAKGSWGEVFDTKTRTWEPLPDPGDQLRFSLVIRKTEIIGGKLYVTSNEKEWDSVYDPVTRKWDAIGKLLECYSECKVGNLFYSCGRESCMWYDKECDYWKYVKGLSSLDRTCRRGLIQTVQYCGKLLILWDKLANRRSNCEEKIICCALVALEKRQDGHVWGKVEWSNEALTVSSSYLFLRSCIVRK from the coding sequence ATGCTAGAATCTTGGGTTGAAGCCGCCGCTTCTACGGGAGTCGAACCACCGAGGAAAAAGTTGAAACCGAATACTCCACCGTCGTTTTTGTCGCTTCCAGATGAAATAATTCTACACTGCTTAGCTCGCATATCGAGTTCGTACTACCCTAAACTATCCCTAGTCTCCAAGACCTTTCGCTCTCTCATCATATCCACTGAGCTCAGCTACGCACGGTTTCACCACAAAACAGGAGAACCGCACTTTTCTATATGTTTACAGCTTCCCGACTGTCCTCGTCCCTCGTGGTTCACCCTCTGGGTACAGCCTGATCAaatcgagaagaagaagaagaagaataagaaaaagaagaagaaagttagaTTGGTGCAAGTGCCGTCGTCTTCCTATGCTCCTCGAGAACCAGGGTTCATTCGCTCGGTTGGTTCAGATTGCTACGCGTTCAGACAAACTTACCCTCCGTCCCAAGTCATGTTAGTCGGCAACAGTGAGAAGTTTTTATGGGATAACGCCCCCCGTATGACTGTAGCTCGAGTGAATCCATCTGCGTGCGTACTCGACGGGAAGATATACGTGTTGGGAGGTTGCGACAAGGAGGCCGCCGCTGCGAAAGGCTCCTGGGGTGAGGTTTTCGATACAAAGACTCGAACGTGGGAGCCTTTACCTGACCCTGGAGACCAGCTTCGGTTCTCTCTAGTGATTAGAAAAACGGAGATTATCGGAGGGAAGCTTTACGTCACGAGTAACGAGAAGGAATGGGACTCTGTCTATGATCCGGTAACGCGTAAGTGGGACGCTATAGGAAAGCTGCTCGAGTGTTACAGTGAGTGTAAGGTAGGTAATTTATTTTACTCTTGTGGTAGGGAAAGCTGCATGTGGTACGACAAAGAGTGCGACTACTGGAAATATGTCAAGGGGTTGTCGTCACTCGATAGGACTTGTCGTCGTGGTTTGATTCAAACGGTTCAATACTGTGGGAAACTTTTAATCTTGTGGGACAAGCTTGCGAACCGTCGTAGTAACTGTGAAGAAAAGATTATTTGTTGTGCTTTGGTGGCGCTTGAGAAGCGCCAAGATGGTCATGTTTGGGGAAAGGTTGAGTGGTCTAATGAAGCGCTTACTGTTTCCAGTTCATACCTTTTCTTGCGTTCTTGCATTGTACGCAAATGA
- the LOC108815816 gene encoding vacuolar protein sorting-associated protein 60.2 encodes MKRIFGAKNNKEPPPSIQDASDRINKRGESVEDKVKRLDAELCKYKDQIKRTRPGPAQEAIKARAMRVLKQKKMYEGQRDMLYNQTFNLDQVSFAAEGLKDAQQTMTALKSANKELKGMMKTVKIQDIDNLQDEMMDLMDVSSEIQDSLGRSYNVPDDIDEDDLMGELDALEADMGNETEADGVPSYLQPDKEPDLDEELDLPLPPVRTTTGAQPERAAQKAEDEWGLPAVPRASLRG; translated from the exons ATGAAGAGAATATTCGGTGCGAAGAACAACAAAGAGCCTCCACCGTCCATTCAGGATGCTTCTGATCGG ATCAATAAAAGAGGAGAGTCAGTGGAAGATAAGGTGAAGAGGCTTGATGCTGAGCTCTGCAAATACAAAGACCAGATCAAAAGGACCAGACCTGGTCCTGCTCAAGAAGCTATCAAAGCTCGTGCTATGCGAGTTCTCAAgcaaaagaaaat gTATGAAGGACAACGTGACATGCTGTACAATCAGACTTTCAACCTTGATCAAGTTTCTTTTGCTGCTGAAGGCCTCAAAGACGCTCAACAAACT ATGACAGCGTTGAAATCTGCCAACAAGGAGTTGAAAGGAATGATGAAAACCGTCAAGATTCAAGATATTGAT AATTTACAAGATGAAATGATGGACTTAATGGATGTGAGCTCTGAAATTCAAGATTCACTGGGTAGGAGCTACAATGTTCCTGATGACATTGACGAAGATGACCTCATGGGCG AGCTTGATGCTCTTGAAGCTGACATGGGAAACGAGACCGAAGCAGACGGAGTGCCTTCCTATCTCCAACCCGATAAGGAACCGGATCTTGATGAGGAACTTGACTTGCCTCTTCCACCAGTTAGGACAACAACTGGAGCTCAACCTGAACGAGCTGCTCAA AAGGCTGAGGATGAATGGGGATTACCCGCGGTACCACGTGCTTCACTTCGGGGTTAA